A single Cellulomonas sp. SLBN-39 DNA region contains:
- a CDS encoding glycosyltransferase family 39 protein — protein MSRVRPPAPGPARPWSARAADGLVHLPDALVVLFAVLALVSLVATLLGALHAALVLPVAGALAVLVVRSVPHHAPRRGAAPAAGVALLAAAAWACWGVTHVGQYVVVARDPGFLTLEGLWLAGHPDASVPVGGAAAVASAVPGVLADAEAFTQVGGALHAQGNKTVPALLGLAGQVAGTHAVLAAGVVIGAVALLAVYVLGRELVGPVWALLPPTTLALSLPFLTFTRSAYTEPTTTALVALGVALLVRAVRSGRATHAAWAGCAVGLAGAARIDGAIVVGALVVALAAVALVTRDTSVRSRRRSQLDAAAAPALALTALGYVDLALESPAYLVQHLPFAGPLAAGLVLTTVVGRSLVAEPVARRLVGWRPDPAGRAADVLGGCVAVVALVLVSRPWWLVSRSVDDAGVAGAVGRQQLAEGLPLDPTRGYDEMTLTWLAWYVGWPLLVLGLTGAALVVRRAVRRADAALLAAVVTLLLGALPYVVRVSITPDQLWAVRRLVPVAVPALLVLGVWALREGCRAVVRRQPSSRVPAVRVVLGAAAVLVALWPLSVWSQVHDVAEQDGRLDEARAACARLEDVGVSRVLWVHSSPFQYAATLRIVCDVEVVQTFDVPTPGLVEDVTAAWGGAVAVMSFDPGDLALVGPAQEVVTTTVPTAARRIAGRPFAVETTTSSLWLALPGT, from the coding sequence GTGAGCCGCGTGCGGCCACCGGCGCCCGGTCCCGCCCGGCCCTGGTCCGCGCGGGCTGCCGACGGCCTGGTGCACCTGCCCGACGCCCTCGTCGTCCTGTTCGCCGTGCTGGCCCTGGTGTCGCTCGTCGCGACCCTGCTCGGGGCGCTGCACGCGGCGCTCGTGCTGCCCGTCGCCGGTGCCCTCGCCGTCCTCGTGGTGCGGTCCGTCCCGCACCACGCGCCCCGACGCGGTGCGGCCCCTGCGGCGGGCGTCGCCCTTCTCGCGGCGGCGGCGTGGGCCTGCTGGGGCGTCACCCACGTGGGCCAGTACGTGGTGGTGGCCCGCGACCCGGGGTTCCTCACGCTCGAAGGGCTCTGGCTCGCGGGGCACCCGGACGCGTCGGTGCCGGTCGGCGGTGCGGCCGCCGTGGCCTCCGCCGTCCCGGGCGTGCTCGCCGACGCCGAGGCGTTCACGCAGGTCGGCGGAGCGCTGCACGCGCAGGGCAACAAGACGGTTCCGGCGCTCCTCGGCCTCGCGGGTCAGGTCGCGGGCACGCACGCGGTGCTCGCCGCGGGTGTCGTGATCGGGGCGGTCGCGCTGCTTGCCGTGTACGTGCTGGGCCGTGAGCTCGTCGGCCCGGTGTGGGCCCTGCTGCCACCGACGACCCTCGCCCTGAGCCTGCCGTTCCTCACCTTCACGCGCTCGGCCTACACCGAGCCGACGACGACGGCCCTGGTCGCCCTGGGGGTGGCGCTCCTCGTGCGAGCCGTGCGGTCGGGCCGTGCGACGCACGCGGCGTGGGCCGGCTGCGCCGTCGGCCTCGCCGGCGCAGCCCGGATCGACGGTGCCATCGTCGTCGGTGCTCTCGTGGTCGCGCTCGCGGCGGTGGCCCTCGTCACCCGTGACACGTCCGTCCGCAGCCGTCGACGGTCGCAGCTCGACGCCGCCGCTGCCCCCGCGCTCGCACTGACGGCGCTGGGCTACGTCGACCTCGCGCTCGAGAGCCCCGCGTACCTCGTCCAGCACCTGCCGTTCGCCGGGCCGCTCGCGGCCGGGCTCGTCCTGACGACCGTCGTGGGGCGCTCGCTCGTGGCCGAGCCCGTCGCGCGTCGGCTCGTCGGGTGGCGCCCGGACCCGGCCGGTCGCGCCGCCGACGTCCTCGGGGGGTGCGTCGCGGTGGTGGCCCTCGTGCTGGTCAGCAGGCCGTGGTGGCTGGTGTCCCGGTCCGTCGACGACGCCGGCGTCGCCGGGGCCGTCGGACGGCAGCAGCTCGCCGAGGGGCTTCCGCTCGACCCCACGCGTGGCTACGACGAGATGACCCTGACCTGGCTCGCCTGGTACGTGGGCTGGCCGCTGCTCGTCCTGGGGCTGACGGGGGCGGCGCTCGTGGTCCGCCGGGCGGTGCGACGCGCGGACGCGGCGCTCCTGGCCGCGGTCGTGACCCTCCTCCTGGGTGCCCTGCCCTACGTGGTCCGTGTGTCGATCACGCCCGACCAGCTCTGGGCGGTCCGCAGGCTCGTGCCGGTCGCCGTGCCCGCGCTGCTCGTCCTGGGGGTCTGGGCCCTGCGCGAGGGGTGCAGGGCGGTCGTGCGACGCCAGCCCTCCTCGCGCGTGCCGGCCGTACGGGTCGTGCTCGGTGCGGCCGCGGTGCTGGTCGCCCTGTGGCCGTTGTCGGTCTGGAGCCAGGTGCACGACGTCGCCGAGCAGGACGGTCGTCTCGACGAGGCCAGGGCGGCCTGTGCCCGGCTCGAGGACGTCGGCGTCTCCCGCGTGCTGTGGGTGCACTCCTCGCCGTTCCAGTACGCGGCGACCCTGCGCATCGTGTGCGACGTCGAGGTCGTCCAGACGTTCGATGTGCCGACCCCCGGGCTGGTCGAGGACGTGACCGCGGCCTGGGGGGGCGCCGTCGCGGTGATGTCCTTCGACCCGGGGGACCTGGCGCTCGTGGGCCCCGCGCAGGAGGTCGTCACGACGACCGTCCCGACCGCCGCGCGCAGGATCGCCGGGCGGCCGTTCGCTGTCGAGACGACGACCAGCTCGCTCTGGCTCGCCCTGCCGGGGACGTGA